Proteins encoded by one window of Acidimicrobiia bacterium:
- a CDS encoding DUF433 domain-containing protein, whose translation MDSPSPSVLGVDLYEVSVAAEVLRIPDSTLRWWLEGGERGGRLYAPVLRPEPTGSNVVTWGELVEAGYLAGYRKGLRVRLWRLRDFITLLREELGAPYPLATARPWVGPGRRLLLEAGERTGLELELRPGLIEPTTGQGVLAGIAERFLARVEFEPPDDPTGEAARLRPAGKDAPIVIDPYVRFGMPSVAGISTAVLAIKSKAGEPVEALADDYGLTIAQVVAALNYEETDWPLLLTAA comes from the coding sequence GTGGACTCCCCGTCGCCCTCCGTGCTCGGCGTCGACCTCTATGAAGTCTCTGTCGCCGCCGAGGTGCTGCGTATCCCCGATTCCACTCTCAGATGGTGGCTTGAGGGTGGGGAGCGTGGTGGGCGCCTCTACGCCCCGGTTCTTCGGCCCGAGCCAACGGGCTCGAATGTCGTCACGTGGGGCGAGCTCGTCGAAGCCGGCTATCTAGCGGGCTATCGCAAGGGACTGAGAGTCAGGCTCTGGAGGCTTCGCGACTTCATCACGCTGCTTCGGGAGGAGCTGGGGGCTCCGTACCCGCTTGCGACGGCACGGCCATGGGTCGGCCCCGGCCGACGGCTGCTCCTCGAAGCGGGAGAGCGGACGGGCCTCGAGCTCGAGCTTCGACCCGGTCTCATCGAACCGACCACCGGACAGGGAGTTCTCGCGGGTATCGCCGAACGATTCCTCGCACGCGTCGAGTTCGAGCCGCCCGACGATCCGACGGGGGAGGCAGCTCGACTCCGACCTGCGGGGAAGGACGCCCCAATCGTCATCGACCCATACGTGCGGTTCGGGATGCCCAGCGTCGCCGGCATCAGCACGGCAGTCCTCGCGATCAAGTCCAAGGCAGGCGAACCCGTCGAGGCTCTCGCCGACGACTACGGGTTGACGATCGCGCAAGTCGTCGCTGCCCTGAACTACGAAGAAACCGATTGGCCGCTCTTGCTCACTGCGGCGTGA